The Salmo salar unplaced genomic scaffold, Ssal_v3.1, whole genome shotgun sequence genome contains the following window.
TCCTGAAACCTGGCCAGGCACCACAGGGCAGACAAGGCTACACCATGTACCATGGCACCCACCGTGACAGCGCTCGAGCCATCATCACAGGGGGGTTCCGGCCCTCGGCAGGGGGCACGTTGGGCCCGGGGGTCTACTGCAGTCGGGACATAGCCAAGGCGAAGGGTTACCCCGGTGGGTGCCCCACTGGAGAACATGTGGTATTGCAGCTGAAGGTCCGGGTGGGCCGCGTGAAGAAGATGGATAGGCAGAATGTAGCAATGTGGTGCTCGTGGCAACAGAGCGGATACGATACAGCCTGGCTGTCCTCCACCGTCATTGGGCATGAGGAGGACTGCGTTAAAGATCCAAAGCGGGTGGCGGTTAACGGCATCGCGCACTGTGGTGACCCGGCCACGAAGCAAGCCCTCGAGAAGCTCATCAGTCAGCAGAGACATGGGGTGGAATCAAGTGGGAGGGTTGTGGGCGGGTGTAAGGAGTGCAAGATGCAGACACCGATTGGCCActctctggaggtgtgttgggggtGTGGTGCCACTGTATGCCCTTTTATGGACAAACACGTCTGCAAAAGGAGCAGTTGAAAGTGACAGCTTCAAAATACTGGATACTATACGATGATGACATTATTTGTTCATTCGACAATAAAAAAAGT
Protein-coding sequences here:
- the LOC123732880 gene encoding uncharacterized protein; the protein is MPAKLVQFTGWEAVVEKQIVLKPGQAPQGRQGYTMYHGTHRDSARAIITGGFRPSAGGTLGPGVYCSRDIAKAKGYPGGCPTGEHVVLQLKVRVGRVKKMDRQNVAMWCSWQQSGYDTAWLSSTVIGHEEDCVKDPKRVAVNGIAHCGDPATKQALEKLISQQRHGVESSGRVVGGCKECKMQTPIGHSLEVCWGCGATVCPFMDKHVCKRSS